The following nucleotide sequence is from Gemmatimonadota bacterium.
CGCCTCGAACCGCGGCGTCCGGATGCCTTGGCGCGTGCGCAGGCGCTGGACCGCGTGCTGCAGGAGCGGCTCGATGTCTTCGCGCCGATCGCGCAGCGGGGGCAGGTGGATGGGCACGACCTCCAGCCGGAAGAGCAGGTCCTCGCGGAAAGCCCCCTCCTCGACCCGGCGGGCCAGATCGCGATTGGTGGCGGCGAGCACACGCACGTCCACGGCGATCTTCGTCGTGCCGCCCACGCGCTCGATCACGCCCGACTCGAGCGCCCGGAGCAGCTTGGCCTGCGCCTCCGCGCCCAGGTCCCCCACCTCGTCCAGGAAGAGCGTGCCGCCGCTCGCCAGCTCGAACCGGCCGAGCCGGCGCTCCGTGGCTCCGGTGAAGGACCCCTTCTCGTGCCCGAACATCTCGCTCTCCACGAGCCCGTCCGGCAGCGCGGCGCTGTTGACCCGCACGAAGGGGCCTTCGCGTCGGGCCGACAACCCGTGGATGGCAGCCGCGACCAGCTCCTTCCCCGTGCCGCTCTCCCCGGTGATGAGCACGCGCGCGTCCGTGGCCGCCACGCGCTCGACCCGCCGCCGCACCTCGACGAGCGCCGGGCTCGTTCCCACCAGCTCGGTCCCCGGGCCGAGCTCCCGCTGCAACGCCCGCGTCAGGTCCCGGGCCCGACCCAGCTCCAGCGCACGACGCAGCGTGAGCAGCACGCTCTCGGGAGTGATCGGCTTCTCGATGAAGTGGAAGGCCCCGCGTCGGGTGGCTTCGACCGCATCCGACAGCGCGGCCTGCCCGCTCATCATCACCACCGGTAGCGCCGGCGCGCGCTCGCGCAGGCGCGCGAGCGCATCCAACCCGTTCATGCCGGGGAGGGCCAGGTCGAGCAGGACCACATCGGGGCGCAGCGCGTCGAGGTCCGTGAGCGCGCGCTCCGCCCGATCGACGTCGCTGACCGTCCACCCCTCGCTCTCCAACAGCGCACGGAGGCTGCGGCGGATGTTGTCGTGGTCGTCGACGATGAGCACATGCATGGGTTCACTTCCCTTCGGGGCCGGACGCCGGCGCAGCGCCGTGATCGGGCGGGGCCGGCAGCCACACGGTGAAGCGCGCGCCTCCCTCGGGGCGATCCGTCGCGTCCACGGTGCCACCGTGGACCAGCACGGTCTGACGGACCAGCGCG
It contains:
- a CDS encoding sigma-54 dependent transcriptional regulator codes for the protein MHVLIVDDHDNIRRSLRALLESEGWTVSDVDRAERALTDLDALRPDVVLLDLALPGMNGLDALARLRERAPALPVVMMSGQAALSDAVEATRRGAFHFIEKPITPESVLLTLRRALELGRARDLTRALQRELGPGTELVGTSPALVEVRRRVERVAATDARVLITGESGTGKELVAAAIHGLSARREGPFVRVNSAALPDGLVESEMFGHEKGSFTGATERRLGRFELASGGTLFLDEVGDLGAEAQAKLLRALESGVIERVGGTTKIAVDVRVLAATNRDLARRVEEGAFREDLLFRLEVVPIHLPPLRDRREDIEPLLQHAVQRLRTRQGIRTPRFEADAVAVLRAHAWPGNVRELFNVVERLAILHGEHPIDREAAETVLATGRRTRPATPSASPPALAGPRSLREQLDAYERTLLQDALDRAGGNMAEAARLLRTDRANLYRRLTRLGLRTDGSVSE